One part of the Microbacterium aurugineum genome encodes these proteins:
- a CDS encoding sensor histidine kinase, whose product MRGRTTLGATVVVAVALLIGSFSFYGVLRSSMHENTVRAAEQRLEQLSDRTGGPGGRGIDALDDEILQLIGPDGSVRAASEDAREKLGSTPLPIDDDPQTTTVDGDAVLVVSEELDDDRTLVLAVAIDDDAETLATVATLLAIAVPLLLLLVAVTTWLVVGRALRPVERIREEVDGITAERLHQRVPVPETADEIAALATTMNGMLDRLDAAATAQRRFVSDASHELRSPLATIRQHAELAQAHPEVTSIGELAEVVSEEGLRLQGIVESLLLLARLDEGASTRGEAVDLDDIALGEVRRLRAAGLDVDGSGIAAARVHADPRLLGQLVRNLADNAVRHSRGRVAIGVVPADGHVFVMVEDDGAGVPLEERERIFERFVRLDEARSRDTGGSGLGLAIARGIAVSAGGTLMVDDSRWSGARFVLALPVAP is encoded by the coding sequence GTGCGCGGCAGGACCACGCTCGGAGCCACGGTGGTCGTGGCCGTCGCCCTGCTCATCGGCTCCTTCTCCTTTTACGGTGTCCTGCGCAGCAGCATGCACGAGAACACCGTGCGCGCGGCGGAGCAGCGTCTCGAGCAGCTCTCCGACCGTACGGGCGGACCGGGCGGCCGGGGCATCGACGCTCTCGACGATGAGATCCTGCAGCTCATCGGACCGGATGGCTCCGTCCGCGCCGCGAGCGAGGACGCCCGCGAGAAGCTGGGCTCCACACCGCTTCCCATCGACGATGACCCGCAGACGACGACGGTCGACGGCGACGCGGTGCTCGTCGTCTCGGAAGAGCTCGACGATGACCGGACGCTCGTGCTCGCCGTCGCGATCGACGACGACGCCGAGACCCTCGCGACGGTGGCGACCTTGCTGGCGATCGCCGTCCCCCTCCTGCTGCTGCTCGTCGCGGTGACCACATGGCTCGTCGTCGGTCGCGCGCTGCGTCCGGTCGAACGCATCCGTGAAGAAGTGGACGGCATCACCGCCGAGCGGCTCCACCAGCGCGTGCCGGTGCCCGAGACGGCCGACGAGATCGCGGCACTCGCGACGACCATGAACGGCATGCTCGATCGCCTCGATGCCGCCGCCACCGCACAACGACGCTTCGTGTCCGATGCTTCCCATGAGCTGCGTTCGCCGCTCGCGACCATCCGCCAGCACGCCGAGCTCGCGCAGGCCCACCCGGAGGTGACGAGCATCGGCGAACTGGCCGAGGTGGTGTCGGAGGAGGGACTCCGGCTGCAGGGCATCGTCGAGTCACTGCTGCTCCTGGCGCGTCTCGACGAGGGGGCGAGCACGCGCGGCGAAGCGGTCGACCTCGATGACATCGCGCTGGGCGAGGTGCGCCGATTGCGCGCGGCGGGACTCGACGTCGACGGCTCGGGGATCGCCGCGGCCCGGGTGCACGCGGACCCCCGTCTCCTGGGCCAACTGGTGCGGAACCTCGCGGACAACGCCGTCCGCCACAGTCGCGGCCGAGTCGCCATCGGTGTCGTCCCCGCGGACGGGCACGTGTTCGTGATGGTCGAAGACGATGGCGCCGGGGTCCCCCTCGAGGAGCGGGAGCGGATCTTCGAACGTTTCGTCCGGCTCGACGAAGCGCGCAGCCGGGACACCGGCGGGAGCGGTCTGGGGCTTGCGATCGCCCGCGGCATCGCCGTCTCCGCCGGTGGGACGCTGATGGTCGACGACTCGCGCTGGAGCGGCGCCCGCTTCGTGCTCGCACTGCCCGTCGCGCCCTGA
- a CDS encoding sensor histidine kinase, translated as MTPAPSSDSTTRPVEMSTIDIAVDVAFAVLLVVCGSRYVVNHGLDEVGVFVLIGASISWLAYLAGRVREPSVVRRRVGVAVAITAWIVLVVAAPSFAWCALPLFFAAHRAFSGAWALALTVMIVVAVGVSLYRWSGWLDIGMLFGPLCAGGILTLAYAALERLHAARGALITELETTQARLASTEREAGREAERRRLAAELHDTVVQGTASALLLLEAEEQRNGGASPESNRAQDVLRANLVETRRVVHGLSSTRLAEHSLASALAASAAELGAELHVIGTDHVISEPQAHALLRIAQEAMVNAVRHAHADRVIVTLTFDQARIGIDVGDDGIGFDPEAAGRADRGYGLRAMRWRATTAGGTFDVESSPGNGTIISATVPSSPLPPRTAEHER; from the coding sequence ATGACCCCTGCGCCTTCCTCGGACTCCACGACGCGGCCCGTCGAGATGTCGACCATCGACATCGCCGTGGACGTGGCCTTCGCGGTGCTCCTGGTCGTGTGCGGGTCACGGTACGTGGTGAACCACGGCCTCGACGAGGTCGGGGTGTTCGTCCTCATCGGCGCGTCGATCTCCTGGCTCGCCTACCTCGCCGGTCGGGTCCGAGAGCCGAGCGTGGTTCGCCGGCGCGTCGGCGTGGCGGTCGCGATCACCGCCTGGATCGTCCTGGTGGTCGCGGCTCCCAGCTTCGCGTGGTGCGCCCTCCCTCTGTTCTTCGCCGCCCATCGCGCTTTCTCCGGAGCATGGGCCCTCGCGCTCACGGTCATGATCGTCGTCGCCGTCGGAGTGAGCCTCTACCGATGGTCGGGGTGGCTCGACATCGGAATGCTGTTCGGCCCCCTGTGCGCCGGGGGGATCCTCACGCTCGCGTACGCGGCGCTCGAACGCCTGCACGCGGCCCGCGGTGCGCTCATCACCGAGCTGGAGACGACACAGGCGCGGCTGGCATCGACCGAACGCGAGGCGGGGAGGGAAGCCGAACGACGTCGCCTCGCTGCCGAACTCCACGACACCGTGGTGCAGGGGACCGCCAGCGCCTTGCTGCTCCTCGAGGCAGAGGAGCAGCGGAACGGCGGGGCATCACCCGAGTCGAACCGTGCGCAGGACGTCCTCCGCGCCAACCTGGTCGAAACGAGGCGGGTCGTGCACGGCCTCTCGTCCACACGGCTGGCCGAACACTCCCTGGCATCGGCGTTGGCCGCGTCCGCGGCGGAACTCGGCGCGGAGTTGCACGTGATCGGCACCGATCACGTGATCTCGGAACCACAGGCGCACGCACTGCTCCGGATCGCCCAGGAAGCAATGGTGAACGCCGTCCGGCACGCGCACGCCGATCGGGTGATCGTGACCCTGACCTTCGACCAGGCCAGGATCGGGATCGACGTCGGTGACGACGGCATCGGATTCGACCCCGAAGCCGCAGGCCGCGCCGACCGCGGCTACGGCCTGCGCGCGATGCGCTGGCGCGCGACCACAGCGGGAGGCACGTTCGACGTGGAGTCTTCCCCGGGGAACGGCACGATCATCTCCGCCACCGTTCCGTCGAGCCCCCTTCCCCCGCGCACCGCGGAGCACGAGCGATGA
- a CDS encoding RNA-binding S4 domain-containing protein, translated as MTSSGPIDDISIGGEVIRLGQFLKFAGLLDSGGDAKEVIIDGYVTVNGEVDRRRGRQLRDGDLVSFEGRTVRVRP; from the coding sequence ATGACGAGTTCCGGACCGATCGACGACATCTCCATCGGCGGTGAGGTGATCCGCCTGGGACAGTTCCTCAAGTTCGCGGGTCTCCTCGACTCCGGCGGTGACGCCAAGGAAGTGATCATCGACGGCTACGTGACGGTCAACGGCGAGGTGGATCGCCGCCGCGGCCGCCAGCTGCGCGACGGGGACCTGGTCTCGTTCGAAGGCCGCACGGTCCGCGTCCGGCCCTGA
- a CDS encoding class I SAM-dependent methyltransferase, which yields MPRNTGSDGRIREGYSARAGEYAELFGDIDQMDADDRERIANWAEGIDGRLLDAGCGPGHWTAFLAARGHVAEGIDLVPEFISLATARYPGVPYRVASLSEADLEEGSLRGVLAWYSLIHASPGELPSLLATVRSALEDGGALLLGFFDGPDGEPFPHAVTTAHHWSVDGMSALLEEAGFSVIDSETRVPTGARPHASISAVAV from the coding sequence ATGCCGAGGAACACCGGGAGCGACGGCCGCATCCGCGAGGGATACTCCGCCCGCGCGGGGGAGTACGCGGAACTCTTCGGCGACATCGACCAGATGGATGCCGACGACCGCGAGCGCATCGCGAACTGGGCGGAGGGGATCGACGGTCGCCTCCTCGACGCGGGGTGCGGTCCCGGCCACTGGACGGCGTTCCTCGCCGCGCGAGGCCACGTGGCGGAGGGCATCGACCTCGTGCCGGAGTTCATCTCCCTCGCGACCGCCCGATACCCGGGTGTGCCTTACCGTGTCGCGTCGTTGTCCGAGGCCGACCTCGAGGAGGGCTCGCTCCGTGGCGTGCTCGCCTGGTACTCGTTGATCCATGCGAGCCCGGGCGAGCTTCCCTCGCTCCTGGCGACGGTGCGGTCGGCTCTCGAAGACGGAGGGGCCCTGCTCCTCGGCTTCTTCGACGGCCCCGACGGTGAGCCGTTCCCCCATGCCGTGACCACCGCGCACCACTGGAGCGTCGACGGGATGTCCGCGCTGCTGGAAGAGGCAGGTTTCTCGGTGATCGACAGTGAGACCCGCGTGCCGACCGGAGCACGACCTCACGCCTCGATCAGCGCCGTGGCGGTCTGA
- a CDS encoding GlcG/HbpS family heme-binding protein, translated as MTMLRPRSLFTAVGAVSALLLLAGCTAATESGPTEPADTETAVVTVTEDAVVTPSRLTAETAMVAAQAALAQCQADGLGFVSVSVVDRSGQLQAFVRGDNAAAHTIEASQQKAYTAAAFGTDTSDLVARADALRDLPGTLILAGGVSVKVGDASIAGIGVGGAPSGDADQTCAAAGLAAISEDAES; from the coding sequence ATGACCATGCTCCGCCCCCGTTCCCTGTTCACCGCCGTCGGGGCGGTTTCCGCCCTGCTCCTCCTGGCCGGATGCACGGCCGCCACGGAATCGGGCCCGACAGAACCCGCAGACACCGAGACAGCAGTCGTCACCGTGACCGAGGATGCCGTTGTCACCCCGTCACGTCTGACGGCCGAGACCGCGATGGTCGCCGCGCAGGCCGCCCTCGCCCAGTGCCAGGCCGACGGGCTCGGCTTCGTCAGTGTCTCGGTCGTCGACCGATCCGGGCAGCTGCAGGCGTTCGTGCGCGGGGACAACGCCGCGGCGCACACCATCGAGGCTTCGCAACAGAAGGCCTACACCGCGGCGGCCTTCGGGACCGACACGAGTGACCTCGTCGCTCGCGCCGACGCCCTCCGCGACCTTCCCGGAACCCTCATCCTGGCCGGAGGCGTCAGCGTGAAGGTCGGTGACGCCTCCATCGCCGGCATCGGTGTGGGCGGTGCGCCTTCCGGGGACGCCGATCAGACGTGCGCTGCCGCCGGACTCGCCGCGATCAGCGAAGACGCCGAAAGCTGA
- a CDS encoding DUF6194 family protein, with protein MNMQKIIDAVRGFDGVLVITPQAGGPYPELSWGDAYFYYAPDGRMPERTQPYGTIITKNYPDDESSALDTPGRFRVNIHVGQGKADPLVAADAQPTDVDVFQPHPLYGTAGWVCVIDPAARTSDTVLALLRDAHESARARADRRARRG; from the coding sequence ATGAACATGCAGAAGATCATCGATGCCGTCCGTGGATTCGACGGCGTCCTCGTCATCACCCCCCAAGCAGGTGGCCCCTACCCCGAGCTCTCCTGGGGAGACGCCTACTTCTACTACGCCCCGGACGGGCGGATGCCGGAGCGCACACAGCCCTACGGGACGATCATCACGAAGAACTATCCGGACGACGAGTCCTCCGCGCTCGACACCCCCGGGCGCTTCCGGGTGAACATCCACGTCGGCCAGGGCAAAGCCGACCCACTCGTGGCCGCGGACGCACAGCCGACCGATGTCGATGTGTTCCAGCCGCATCCGCTGTACGGCACGGCCGGGTGGGTCTGCGTGATCGATCCGGCCGCGCGGACGTCGGACACCGTGCTCGCCCTGCTCCGCGACGCGCACGAGTCCGCCCGCGCTCGCGCCGACCGCCGAGCGCGACGAGGATGA
- a CDS encoding putative immunity protein → MTTVQGMAEEDRRLVAVWAADCAERVLPLFEREAPDDDRARDAIARTRAFARGELTAAGEIRRRFVAGRATQAATTPAGAAAARAAAQAAGVAHMGAHAFGAAAYAASAVELAHPDDSDARAGEVHWQLAHLSPEAAAALRRLPPLGANTAGPLGPGLLATGTLGAVIRELQAALS, encoded by the coding sequence ATGACCACCGTGCAGGGCATGGCCGAGGAGGATCGGCGCCTGGTCGCGGTGTGGGCCGCCGACTGTGCCGAACGCGTGCTGCCCCTCTTCGAGAGGGAGGCGCCGGACGATGACCGTGCGCGCGACGCCATCGCCAGAACTCGCGCCTTCGCACGGGGAGAACTCACCGCTGCGGGAGAGATCCGCCGCCGCTTCGTCGCCGGTCGCGCCACCCAGGCTGCGACCACGCCCGCCGGTGCGGCCGCTGCGCGGGCGGCTGCCCAGGCTGCGGGCGTCGCGCACATGGGCGCTCATGCGTTCGGGGCGGCCGCCTATGCCGCGAGCGCGGTCGAGCTCGCGCACCCCGACGACTCCGACGCTCGTGCCGGAGAGGTGCACTGGCAGCTCGCGCACCTCTCCCCCGAAGCCGCGGCGGCGCTCCGACGACTCCCGCCCCTCGGTGCGAACACGGCGGGCCCGCTCGGCCCGGGCCTCCTCGCCACCGGAACCCTCGGCGCCGTGATCCGGGAGCTCCAGGCCGCCCTCTCCTGA
- a CDS encoding response regulator — translation MIRVMLVDDHPVLRYGMAGLIDTQDDLSVVAQTGDVDEVIRLAATQTPDVVLMDLDLGAEISGIDLTARLRAESPGTRVLVFTTYDTDADIVRAIEAGATGYFLKDSRPADLFAAIRSAAAGISALSPTIATRLLGRTQKPDETLTAREIEVLELLARGYSNKELGHALFVSEGTVKSHLHHIYTKLRVDSRGAAIAHAVREGIVRL, via the coding sequence ATGATCCGCGTGATGCTGGTCGACGACCATCCGGTGCTGAGATACGGGATGGCCGGACTGATCGACACCCAGGATGACCTGAGCGTGGTGGCGCAGACGGGAGACGTCGATGAGGTCATCCGGCTCGCAGCGACGCAGACGCCGGATGTCGTGCTGATGGACCTGGATCTCGGAGCAGAGATCTCCGGTATCGATCTCACCGCCCGCCTGAGGGCGGAGTCGCCCGGCACTCGCGTGCTGGTCTTCACCACCTACGACACCGATGCCGACATCGTGCGGGCGATCGAAGCAGGCGCCACCGGGTACTTCCTCAAGGACTCACGCCCCGCCGATCTGTTCGCCGCCATCCGCTCCGCCGCCGCCGGGATCTCCGCGCTCTCACCGACGATCGCGACCCGCCTGCTCGGACGCACGCAGAAGCCGGACGAGACACTGACCGCGCGCGAGATCGAAGTGCTCGAGCTCCTCGCGCGCGGGTACTCCAACAAAGAACTCGGACATGCGCTCTTCGTCAGTGAGGGCACGGTGAAGTCGCACCTCCACCACATCTACACGAAGCTGCGCGTCGACAGTCGTGGCGCGGCGATCGCGCATGCCGTCCGTGAGGGCATCGTCCGCCTCTGA
- a CDS encoding RCC1 domain-containing protein encodes MGSREGGRSRRTLLASGGLLVALATVMLVAVPSQASLQDAGAVQASVRSTDAVPIQFAGIDAGESYSIGWTPDGALYTWGTNANGVLGDGSTGGSRLIPERVVALNGEVVIEASAGINTAIALTQDGEVFTWGNSTVSGTTPTPTSHPFFASLADPVVGVSSGGFYYLAWTESGALYSWGDSGGGRLGRAATGQSPPARVTAQAMLTRNVEDASAGRFGGAARVDGGSTVIAWGNLLGAASGSIVTGITTPPAAGVTVGSNNTLVWTASGDLFHGTTSALSPVAGVTGVVGAAASVPSAGISSFYAWTSGGQLFAWGANAGGQLGLGTNSTAVADPTLVPLAPGSLTREVGAGAGHALYLGQEGTFASAGSNGTGQLGTGNTTPRNAFGATVPIYRWP; translated from the coding sequence ATGGGGAGCCGAGAAGGCGGTCGGTCGCGACGAACGCTCCTGGCGAGCGGCGGGCTCCTGGTCGCGCTTGCCACGGTGATGCTCGTAGCCGTTCCCTCGCAGGCCAGCTTGCAGGATGCGGGCGCGGTTCAGGCGAGTGTGCGCAGCACCGATGCTGTGCCGATTCAGTTCGCGGGGATCGATGCGGGCGAGAGCTACTCGATCGGCTGGACTCCGGACGGGGCCCTGTACACGTGGGGCACCAACGCGAACGGTGTCTTGGGAGACGGCTCCACGGGTGGCTCGCGCCTCATCCCGGAGCGTGTCGTCGCGCTCAACGGAGAAGTGGTGATCGAAGCATCCGCCGGCATCAACACGGCGATCGCGCTGACCCAAGACGGCGAGGTGTTCACCTGGGGGAACTCCACCGTATCCGGGACGACCCCCACGCCCACTTCGCATCCGTTCTTCGCGTCGCTCGCTGATCCGGTCGTCGGTGTCTCCAGCGGTGGCTTCTACTACCTCGCCTGGACCGAGAGCGGAGCCCTCTACTCGTGGGGCGACAGCGGTGGAGGGCGCCTGGGGCGGGCGGCGACGGGTCAGAGTCCTCCTGCCCGAGTGACCGCGCAGGCCATGCTCACGCGGAATGTGGAGGACGCCTCCGCCGGGCGGTTCGGGGGAGCTGCTCGCGTCGACGGTGGTAGCACCGTGATCGCCTGGGGGAACCTCCTCGGGGCGGCGTCCGGCTCGATCGTCACGGGGATCACCACCCCGCCGGCGGCCGGCGTCACGGTAGGCAGCAACAACACCCTGGTCTGGACCGCGAGCGGTGACCTGTTCCACGGGACGACGAGCGCATTGTCACCCGTCGCGGGCGTAACCGGGGTCGTCGGCGCCGCAGCCTCGGTCCCGTCTGCGGGAATCTCGTCGTTCTACGCGTGGACGTCGGGCGGGCAGTTGTTCGCGTGGGGAGCCAATGCGGGGGGCCAACTCGGTCTCGGCACCAACAGCACTGCTGTGGCGGACCCGACACTCGTTCCACTGGCGCCCGGCTCGCTCACTCGCGAAGTCGGAGCGGGAGCGGGCCATGCCCTGTATCTCGGCCAGGAGGGCACCTTCGCCTCCGCAGGCAGCAATGGAACCGGCCAGCTCGGCACAGGCAACACCACCCCACGAAACGCGTTCGGTGCCACGGTTCCCATCTACCGCTGGCCCTGA
- a CDS encoding response regulator transcription factor encodes MRILVVDDEVRLAEGVRRGLEAEGFAVDVAHNGVDGLWRARETRYDAIVLDLMMPGMSGWKVCEALRAEENWTPVLMLTAKDGEWDQVEALETGADDYVTKPFSFAILVARLRALVRRGAVARPAILEAGDLRLDPAAHRVWRGDTPVALTAREFSVLEYLLRHRGQVLSKRALIEGVWDDDFDGDPNIVEVYVGHLRRKLDKPFGREAIETIRGAGYRLAADGG; translated from the coding sequence ATGCGGATCCTGGTGGTGGACGACGAGGTGCGTCTGGCCGAGGGCGTGCGCCGTGGCCTGGAGGCCGAGGGGTTCGCCGTCGACGTCGCGCACAACGGTGTCGACGGGCTCTGGCGTGCGCGGGAGACACGGTACGACGCGATCGTGCTCGACCTCATGATGCCGGGTATGAGCGGGTGGAAGGTGTGCGAGGCTCTGCGCGCCGAGGAGAACTGGACGCCCGTCCTGATGCTCACCGCGAAGGACGGCGAGTGGGATCAGGTCGAAGCGCTCGAAACCGGGGCCGACGACTACGTCACGAAGCCGTTCTCCTTCGCGATCCTCGTCGCACGCCTGCGCGCCCTCGTCCGGCGCGGTGCCGTCGCGCGCCCGGCGATCCTCGAGGCCGGGGACCTGCGCCTCGACCCCGCCGCGCATCGTGTCTGGCGAGGCGACACCCCGGTGGCACTGACCGCGCGGGAGTTCTCCGTGCTCGAATACCTCCTGCGTCACCGCGGCCAGGTGCTGTCGAAACGTGCCCTCATCGAGGGGGTCTGGGACGACGACTTCGACGGGGACCCGAACATCGTCGAGGTGTACGTGGGGCATCTGCGCCGCAAGCTCGACAAGCCGTTCGGACGCGAGGCGATCGAGACCATCCGCGGTGCGGGGTACCGGTTGGCGGCCGACGGTGGCTAG
- a CDS encoding ankyrin repeat domain-containing protein has translation MPARRPHTALIILTLAAVPLVGCTPERAPAVSVTPHAPTASPSADASPSPSADEVAAATTALFDAVARDDHAAIAEAIDAGADLETRDSSGRTPLVIATKNNSADTAIQLLEAGADPDAKDDIEDSAFLYAGAEGYDRILEATIRHGADVTSTNRFGGTALIPASEHGYAETVRILLAAGVPVDHVNDLGWTALLEAVLFGDGSASYVEVVGLLVEAGADTSIADFQGRTARDTARDRGHAEIVRAMG, from the coding sequence ATGCCCGCTCGCCGGCCCCACACCGCTCTGATCATCCTCACGCTCGCCGCGGTGCCGCTCGTCGGGTGCACGCCGGAACGAGCTCCCGCGGTCTCCGTCACGCCGCACGCACCGACCGCGTCGCCGTCTGCGGATGCCTCGCCGAGTCCGTCGGCTGACGAGGTGGCCGCCGCGACCACTGCCCTGTTCGACGCGGTCGCTCGCGACGACCATGCCGCCATCGCGGAAGCGATCGACGCCGGCGCCGACCTCGAGACCCGCGACTCCTCCGGCCGCACCCCGCTCGTGATCGCGACGAAGAACAACAGCGCTGACACCGCGATCCAGCTGCTCGAGGCGGGCGCCGATCCCGATGCGAAGGACGACATCGAGGACTCCGCCTTCCTCTACGCGGGCGCGGAGGGCTACGACCGGATCCTCGAGGCGACGATCCGGCACGGCGCGGATGTCACCTCGACCAATCGCTTCGGCGGAACGGCACTCATCCCGGCCAGCGAGCACGGGTACGCCGAAACGGTGCGGATCCTCCTCGCCGCGGGGGTCCCGGTCGACCACGTGAACGACCTCGGATGGACCGCCCTGCTCGAGGCCGTGCTCTTCGGAGACGGCTCAGCGAGCTACGTCGAGGTCGTCGGCCTCCTCGTCGAAGCGGGCGCCGACACCAGCATCGCCGACTTCCAGGGGCGCACCGCTCGCGACACCGCCCGGGACCGCGGACATGCCGAGATCGTGCGGGCGATGGGATGA
- a CDS encoding MerR family transcriptional regulator, protein MTLTTALLGRRVGYSTQQVRDLERLGVLPAAARGPNGYRRYGPHHETALRAYRAMAAALGPVPARRLMPELIDASMEDAAERIDLLHADLAEERSRVREALRGLEVAREEADDDFDEDDAMAIGELAQALGIRSSALRHWEREGLVHPLRSAASARSYGSTAITEARVVAALRSGGYGIPAIARILDQVRAHDRTDEVEVILAERLAALTRRSVALLAAAGHVHDLLVLPVRLRRLEA, encoded by the coding sequence GTGACTCTGACGACAGCGCTGCTCGGGCGACGTGTGGGGTACTCGACCCAACAGGTGCGAGACCTGGAGAGGCTCGGCGTCCTCCCCGCGGCCGCGCGCGGGCCCAACGGCTACCGCCGCTACGGTCCGCACCATGAAACGGCGCTGCGTGCCTACCGGGCGATGGCAGCGGCCCTCGGCCCTGTGCCCGCACGACGACTGATGCCCGAACTGATCGACGCATCGATGGAAGACGCCGCCGAGCGGATCGACCTCTTGCACGCCGACCTCGCCGAGGAGCGCTCACGCGTGCGGGAAGCGCTCCGCGGCCTCGAGGTCGCCAGGGAGGAAGCCGACGACGACTTCGACGAGGATGATGCGATGGCCATCGGTGAACTCGCCCAGGCGCTCGGCATCCGCTCCTCCGCCCTGCGTCATTGGGAGCGCGAGGGGCTCGTCCACCCGCTCCGGAGTGCGGCGTCGGCGCGCTCCTACGGTTCCACGGCGATCACCGAGGCGCGTGTCGTCGCCGCACTCCGTTCGGGTGGGTACGGCATCCCTGCGATCGCCCGCATCCTCGACCAGGTACGCGCCCACGATCGCACGGACGAGGTGGAGGTGATCCTCGCGGAGCGGCTCGCGGCGCTCACCCGACGCAGCGTCGCGCTCCTCGCCGCCGCGGGGCACGTGCACGATCTGCTCGTTCTCCCGGTTCGACTCCGTAGGCTGGAGGCATGA
- a CDS encoding LLM class flavin-dependent oxidoreductase, producing MTRQIRFNAFDMNCVAHQSSGLWRHPDDRSRQYNTLSYWTDLAKLLESATFDGIFIADVLGTYDVYGGTNEAAIRNGAQVPVNDPILLVSAMAAVTENLGFGITAGTAFEHPYPFARRLSTLDHLTQGRVGWNVVTGYLPSAARNMGQEDQLAHDDRYDHADEYVEVLYKLWEGSWEDDAVVEDRERGIFTDPAKVHPIGHDGKHFSVPGIHISEPSPQRTPVIYQAGASPRGVKFAAENAEAIFVAAPSKEVLAGTVKRIRDALEAAGRDRYDARIYTLLTVITAATSEEATAKHAEYLSYASPEGALTFMSGWMGVDLSQYAEDEPVGNVESNAIQSVLQHLKEEADLGREWTVGDFGRHNAIGGLGPTIVGSGVEIADELQSWVDETDIDGFNLAYAVTPGTWQDIIEHVIPVLRERGAYPEEYAPGTLRNKLHGRGDRVQDTHRAAKYRVGEFARA from the coding sequence ATGACACGTCAGATCCGCTTCAACGCCTTCGACATGAACTGCGTCGCCCACCAGTCGTCCGGGCTGTGGCGGCATCCCGACGACCGGTCGCGGCAGTACAACACGCTCTCGTACTGGACCGACCTCGCGAAGCTCTTGGAGAGCGCGACGTTCGACGGCATCTTCATCGCAGACGTGCTCGGGACCTACGACGTCTACGGCGGCACGAACGAGGCCGCGATCCGCAACGGCGCCCAGGTGCCGGTGAACGACCCGATCCTGCTGGTGAGCGCGATGGCCGCCGTCACCGAGAACCTGGGATTCGGCATCACCGCCGGCACCGCCTTCGAGCACCCCTACCCCTTCGCGCGCCGGCTGAGCACGCTCGACCACCTCACACAGGGACGCGTGGGGTGGAACGTCGTGACCGGATACCTGCCCAGCGCCGCGCGGAACATGGGCCAGGAGGACCAGCTCGCGCACGACGACCGCTACGACCATGCGGACGAGTACGTCGAGGTGCTCTACAAGCTCTGGGAGGGGTCGTGGGAGGACGACGCGGTGGTCGAGGACCGCGAGCGCGGCATCTTCACCGACCCGGCCAAGGTGCACCCGATCGGGCATGACGGCAAGCACTTCAGCGTGCCGGGCATCCACATCTCCGAGCCGTCACCGCAGCGCACGCCGGTGATCTACCAGGCCGGCGCCAGTCCGCGCGGAGTGAAATTCGCGGCCGAGAACGCCGAGGCCATCTTCGTCGCCGCCCCCTCGAAGGAGGTGCTCGCCGGCACCGTGAAGCGCATCCGCGATGCCCTCGAAGCGGCGGGCCGCGACCGGTACGACGCCCGCATCTACACGTTGCTCACCGTGATCACCGCCGCCACCAGCGAAGAGGCGACCGCGAAGCACGCCGAGTACCTCTCCTACGCGAGCCCCGAGGGTGCGCTCACGTTCATGTCGGGATGGATGGGCGTGGACCTGTCGCAGTACGCCGAGGACGAGCCGGTCGGGAACGTCGAGTCCAACGCGATCCAGTCGGTGCTGCAGCACCTGAAGGAGGAGGCCGACCTCGGCCGCGAATGGACCGTCGGGGACTTCGGGCGGCACAACGCGATCGGCGGCCTCGGCCCCACGATCGTCGGGTCCGGCGTCGAGATCGCCGACGAACTGCAGTCCTGGGTGGACGAGACCGACATCGACGGTTTCAACCTCGCCTACGCGGTCACCCCCGGCACGTGGCAGGACATCATCGAGCACGTGATCCCGGTCCTGCGCGAACGCGGCGCCTACCCGGAGGAGTACGCGCCGGGCACCCTCCGCAACAAGCTCCACGGTCGCGGCGACCGGGTGCAGGACACGCACCGTGCCGCGAAGTACCGGGTCGGGGAGTTCGCCCGGGCCTGA
- a CDS encoding type II toxin-antitoxin system RelE family toxin, whose translation MRYRIELRPAAVRALRRVDHQDRDRIRGAIALLGENPRPPGAKALRGRDGLRVRVGSYRIIYTVDDDVLIVAVVTLGHRRDVYKP comes from the coding sequence GTGAGATACCGGATCGAGCTGCGCCCCGCCGCAGTTCGCGCACTGAGGAGGGTCGACCACCAGGACCGCGACCGGATTCGCGGCGCGATCGCTCTTCTCGGTGAGAACCCCCGACCTCCCGGCGCAAAGGCCCTGCGGGGACGCGACGGACTCCGCGTCCGTGTCGGGAGCTATCGGATCATCTACACGGTTGACGACGATGTCCTGATCGTCGCAGTCGTCACGCTCGGCCATCGCCGCGACGTGTACAAGCCCTGA